From Acidobacteriota bacterium, a single genomic window includes:
- a CDS encoding glycosyltransferase family 2 protein, with protein MDYSIVVPFHNEEANLPELYRRLTRVLETLAVEYELVFVDDGSNDRTQVILKDICALDPRVTGLRLRRNFGQTAALAAGFDRAAGEVIIAMDGDLQHAPEDIPRFIEKLKEGYDIVSGWRQNRQDGVRRTLPSRIANQLMAKASGVPIHDFGTTFKAYRRDVLKRVPLYGQMHRFIPALASIEGALIAEVPIKDQPRANGQSHYGLSRTFRVMFDLLTIRLLVRYLARPLHFFGSVGATMIAVAMLLASWLLCKKLFWHEDIFIQNGPLLLFSAVLFLGGVQFLGLGLLGDLFARLYYAPEQRSIYSVAKVYRNELSEPLERAER; from the coding sequence TTGGACTATTCCATCGTCGTCCCCTTTCATAACGAAGAAGCCAATCTGCCCGAACTCTATCGCCGCCTCACCCGCGTGCTGGAAACGTTGGCTGTCGAATACGAACTGGTTTTTGTAGACGACGGCAGCAATGACCGCACGCAAGTCATCCTCAAAGACATTTGCGCCCTCGACCCGCGCGTCACGGGCTTACGCCTGCGCCGCAACTTCGGCCAAACCGCCGCGCTGGCCGCCGGGTTCGACCGCGCCGCTGGCGAAGTCATCATCGCCATGGACGGCGACCTGCAACATGCACCCGAAGACATCCCGCGCTTCATCGAAAAGCTCAAGGAAGGTTACGACATCGTCAGCGGCTGGCGGCAGAACCGCCAGGACGGTGTGCGGCGCACCTTGCCCTCGCGCATCGCCAATCAACTGATGGCCAAAGCCTCCGGCGTGCCGATCCACGATTTCGGCACCACGTTCAAAGCCTATCGCCGCGACGTGCTCAAACGCGTGCCGCTGTATGGCCAAATGCACCGCTTCATCCCCGCGCTGGCCAGCATCGAAGGCGCGCTCATTGCCGAAGTCCCCATCAAAGACCAACCGCGCGCCAACGGCCAATCGCATTACGGCCTGTCGCGCACCTTCCGCGTGATGTTCGACCTGCTGACGATTCGCCTGTTGGTGCGTTACCTCGCGCGCCCGCTGCATTTTTTTGGCAGCGTTGGCGCGACGATGATTGCGGTGGCAATGTTGCTGGCGTCATGGCTGCTCTGTAAAAAGCTCTTCTGGCACGAAGACATTTTTATTCAGAACGGCCCGCTGCTGCTGTTTTCGGCGGTGCTGTTTTTGGGCGGCGTGCAGTTTTTAGGGCTGGGCCTGTTGGGCGATTTGTTCGCGCGGCTCTATTACGCGCCTGAACAACGCAGCATTTATAGTGTGGCTAAGGTGTATCGCAATGAGTTATCAGAACCGTTAGAG
- a CDS encoding alpha/beta fold hydrolase, giving the protein MAKQTRHIYEFAPFRLDPVERLLWKGELPVALTPKAFDTLVVLVENNRHVMTKEELLETIWPDTYVEETNLAQHVSMLRRVLGEKPDGGQFIETVPKRGYRFVATVKKTKLEPTRTSLVAATSTPAPAKKKNGELAQRETTPPAHASAQVFLSTIQPGARFGRYEIQSRIGVGGMGEVYLANDTQLERRVALKTLSSEYTNNQQWLRRFVHEAKAASALNHPNILTIHEIGQTGGRHFIATEYIDGQTLRQQMARGPVSSSQPVSSLKLPQALNIASQVASALAAAHAAGIIHRDIKPENVMLRTDGYIKVLDFGLAKTSKQSALTTASLYHTDPGTVMGTVNYMSPEQARGLEVDGRSDVFSLGIVLYEMLSGRPPFQGETPSDVMVSILEHEPPRLSRSLESAPPELERIVNKALRKDRDERYQTVKDFQIDLKNLLQELELQTRLGDSWGEINLAGTTLVQARSGKEIPSQPSQEEAQFTPEIHYTRSGDVNIAYQVIGEGPLDLVFVMGWVSHLEWFWKEPGFAQFLNRLASFARVILFDKRGTGLSDRVPLNELPTLEQRMDDVRAVMEAAGSEKAVLCGISEGGPLCSLFSATYPEKTTALVMIGSYARRLWAEDYPWGPTEEHREHFFEEIRQHWGGPVGLEDRAPSRANDPQFSKWWATYLRMGASPGAALALTRMSAAIDIRPVLPAIQVPTLVLHRTDDALLHVEEGRYLAEHIPGAKFVELPGIDHLPFVGDQESILGEIEEFLTGVRYATEVDRVLATVLVAHSVGSAADIERLPERFDDARYHELLNRHQAHVKREIEMFKGHAAQIGSELNGGQIIATFDGPARAIRAACAIRDSARRLGIKLQVGLHTGECDVMKDRVGGPAVELATQVATQAAISEVLVTSTVKDLVAGSGIRFSERGATALGTLGEWRLSAVER; this is encoded by the coding sequence ATGGCTAAACAAACTCGTCACATTTACGAATTCGCCCCCTTCCGTCTAGACCCGGTCGAGCGGCTGCTCTGGAAAGGCGAACTGCCCGTGGCGCTCACTCCCAAAGCCTTTGATACCCTGGTCGTCCTGGTCGAGAACAACCGCCACGTGATGACCAAGGAAGAATTGCTCGAAACGATCTGGCCCGACACTTACGTCGAAGAAACCAATCTGGCCCAGCACGTTTCCATGCTGCGCCGGGTGCTGGGCGAAAAACCGGACGGGGGGCAGTTCATCGAAACCGTGCCCAAACGCGGCTACCGCTTCGTCGCGACGGTCAAAAAAACCAAACTCGAACCCACCCGCACCAGTCTGGTGGCCGCCACGTCCACCCCCGCTCCGGCCAAAAAGAAAAACGGCGAATTGGCCCAGCGCGAAACCACGCCGCCCGCGCATGCCAGCGCACAGGTTTTTCTGTCCACGATTCAACCCGGCGCGCGTTTTGGCCGTTACGAGATTCAATCGCGCATCGGGGTCGGGGGCATGGGCGAAGTCTATCTGGCGAACGACACGCAACTGGAGCGACGGGTGGCGTTGAAGACGCTCTCGTCCGAATACACCAACAACCAGCAATGGTTGCGCCGCTTCGTCCACGAGGCCAAAGCCGCTTCGGCGCTCAACCACCCCAACATTCTGACCATTCACGAAATCGGCCAGACGGGGGGCCGCCATTTCATCGCCACCGAATACATTGACGGCCAGACGTTGCGGCAACAGATGGCACGCGGCCCCGTGTCCAGCAGCCAGCCCGTCAGCAGTTTGAAATTGCCCCAGGCGCTGAACATCGCCAGCCAGGTTGCCAGCGCGCTCGCCGCCGCGCACGCCGCCGGGATCATCCACCGCGACATCAAACCCGAAAACGTCATGCTGCGCACCGATGGCTACATTAAGGTGCTCGATTTCGGCCTCGCCAAAACCAGCAAACAATCGGCGCTCACAACCGCCTCGCTTTACCACACCGACCCCGGCACGGTGATGGGCACGGTGAATTACATGTCGCCCGAACAGGCGCGCGGCCTCGAAGTAGACGGGCGTAGCGATGTTTTCAGTCTCGGCATCGTGCTTTACGAAATGCTGTCGGGCCGTCCGCCCTTTCAAGGCGAAACGCCCAGCGACGTGATGGTCTCGATTCTGGAACACGAGCCGCCCCGTTTGTCGCGTAGTCTGGAAAGCGCCCCGCCCGAACTGGAACGCATCGTCAACAAGGCGCTGCGCAAAGACCGCGACGAACGCTATCAAACCGTCAAGGACTTCCAGATTGATCTGAAAAACCTGTTGCAGGAACTGGAGCTGCAAACACGGCTGGGTGATTCGTGGGGCGAAATCAATCTGGCCGGCACGACGCTCGTCCAAGCGCGTTCCGGCAAAGAAATTCCCAGCCAGCCCAGCCAGGAAGAAGCACAGTTCACCCCCGAAATCCACTACACACGCAGCGGCGACGTTAACATCGCTTATCAAGTCATCGGCGAAGGCCCGCTCGATCTGGTCTTTGTAATGGGCTGGGTCTCGCACTTGGAATGGTTCTGGAAAGAGCCAGGCTTTGCGCAATTCCTGAATCGCTTGGCTTCATTCGCGCGCGTGATCCTTTTCGATAAACGCGGCACCGGCCTGAGCGACCGCGTCCCGCTCAACGAATTGCCCACGCTGGAACAGCGCATGGACGACGTGCGCGCCGTGATGGAAGCCGCCGGATCAGAAAAAGCCGTGCTCTGCGGCATTTCGGAAGGCGGCCCGCTGTGCAGCTTGTTTTCCGCCACCTATCCCGAAAAGACCACCGCGCTGGTGATGATCGGCAGTTACGCGCGCCGCCTCTGGGCCGAAGATTACCCCTGGGGGCCGACCGAAGAGCACCGCGAGCATTTCTTTGAAGAGATTCGCCAGCATTGGGGCGGCCCTGTCGGCCTCGAAGACCGCGCCCCCAGCCGCGCCAACGATCCGCAGTTCAGCAAATGGTGGGCGACTTACTTGCGCATGGGCGCCAGCCCCGGCGCTGCTCTGGCGTTGACGCGCATGAGCGCCGCGATTGACATTCGCCCCGTGTTGCCCGCGATTCAAGTGCCGACGCTGGTGCTGCACCGCACCGACGACGCCTTGCTGCACGTCGAAGAAGGTCGCTATCTGGCCGAACACATCCCCGGCGCCAAATTCGTCGAACTGCCCGGCATTGACCATCTGCCTTTCGTCGGCGATCAGGAATCCATCCTCGGCGAGATCGAAGAGTTCCTGACCGGCGTGCGTTATGCCACCGAAGTGGATCGTGTGCTGGCGACCGTGCTGGTTGCGCATTCGGTCGGATCGGCGGCCGATATCGAACGACTCCCCGAACGGTTTGATGACGCGCGTTATCACGAATTGCTCAACCGCCACCAGGCGCACGTCAAACGCGAAATCGAAATGTTCAAAGGTCACGCCGCCCAAATCGGCAGCGAACTCAACGGCGGCCAGATCATCGCCACGTTTGACGGCCCCGCCCGCGCCATCCGCGCCGCCTGCGCCATCCGCGATTCGGCGCGGCGTCTTGGCATCAAGCTGCAAGTCGGCTTGCACACGGGCGAATGCGACGTGATGAAAGATCGCGTCGGCGGCCCCGCCGTCGAACTCGCCACTCAAGTCGCCACCCAAGCCGCCATCAGCGAAGTCCTCGTCACCAGCACCGTCAAAGACCTCGTCGCGGGTTCCGGCATCCGCTTCAGCGAACGCGGCGCAACGGCGTTGGGCACGTTGGGCGAATGGCGGCTCAGCGCGGTCGAGCGTTGA